The Apibacter raozihei DNA segment ACTCTTGGAAAACCTTTGATAGCAACCGATGTATCTGGAGCTGCTGAAATTCTTGAAAATGGAAAATTAGGTATGGTTGTTGAAAATTCGGAAGAAGGAATATATAATGGAATTAAAAAATTTCTTGAAAGTCCTGAAGTGCCTTTGGCTTATAGCAAAGAAATGAATGACAAAAAATTGCCTTTTTCATTAAAAAATGCTGTAAATTCGTTAACAAATATTTTTGATAATCTGTAATTACTTATGACTAAAACACTGATTGAAAAAGATTATTATAGGATACATGGTAGATGGCCGGGTAAAATCATTTTTAAAAGCATGGTTGATCCTAACTTCAGATATATATATTTTTTTAGGAAAGCTTCCAGACACAGTAAAAAATCATTAAAAGGTATTTTTTACAGAATGGTGCTACATCAGTTACAAGTTCGGTTTGGATATCAAATTTATCCCGGGACAGATATTGGAGAAGGTTTTTATCTGGGACATTGGGGAACTGTAATTATTAATCCTAAAGTTAAAATTGGTAAAAATTGCAATGTAGCACCTGGAGTGACTATTGGACAAACAAACAGAGGAGATAAAGA contains these protein-coding regions:
- a CDS encoding serine O-acetyltransferase: MTKTLIEKDYYRIHGRWPGKIIFKSMVDPNFRYIYFFRKASRHSKKSLKGIFYRMVLHQLQVRFGYQIYPGTDIGEGFYLGHWGTVIINPKVKIGKNCNVAPGVTIGQTNRGDKEGVPVLGNEVWIGTNAVIVGNINIGNNVLIAPNAYVTRDVPDNSVVVGNLARIIQNEEATVGYIENKV